The Streptomyces sp. Mut1 genome window below encodes:
- a CDS encoding extracellular solute-binding protein, whose translation MAAVAVAGGVPLLAACGGSGSGAGSKEGTTTGKALKKVVPSYAPLNLVEPDVPGVNGSSPGFTKLPDPLVVSVKSVPGKGSEFRVMTPLWGTVPKKNNPYYTAVNKAVGATLNFDPQDGNTYQDKIGAVLAGSDIPDVMTIPGWNMQGQIRNAITAKFADLSPYLAGDAVKKYPNLANIPTGAWQYSVFGGKLRGLPMPTPVIGNAIFYRKDLIGSGAVPASADDLLAFGKEYTAPRNKVWAFDDLWTCVQKIFGLLPDAPHYWQLENGKLVHKIETKEYREALAFARKLHDGGYVHPDAEANKDADAKIRFTSGHVVMYNDGTGGWKGMVTEQAAANPKFDMQALDFFSQDGGRPVLWQDDPAGIFTFLSKKLSKAKIEEFLAIADYAAAPYGTEEFMLTNYGVKGTHYTIKDGSPTYTPQGVEEAQPSTFLFVASPPTSIAYPDQPQLAKDYAGWMARQAPHVKKPLFFGMQVVEPQRYASLYTPFDDLQKDIRRGRKKVSDVDEAVNTWKKSGGDKLRDWYQDILDKNGSGN comes from the coding sequence GTGGCGGCCGTCGCCGTGGCCGGCGGGGTGCCGCTGCTCGCCGCGTGCGGCGGCTCCGGCTCCGGTGCCGGGAGCAAGGAGGGCACGACCACGGGCAAGGCCCTGAAGAAGGTCGTGCCGAGCTACGCCCCGCTGAACCTCGTCGAGCCCGACGTCCCCGGTGTCAACGGTTCGAGCCCCGGCTTCACCAAGCTGCCGGACCCGCTGGTGGTCTCCGTCAAGTCGGTCCCGGGCAAGGGCTCGGAGTTCCGGGTCATGACCCCGCTGTGGGGCACGGTCCCGAAGAAGAACAACCCGTACTACACGGCCGTGAACAAGGCGGTCGGCGCGACGCTCAACTTCGACCCGCAGGACGGCAACACCTACCAGGACAAGATCGGTGCCGTGCTCGCCGGCTCGGACATCCCGGACGTCATGACCATCCCCGGCTGGAACATGCAGGGACAGATCCGCAACGCGATCACCGCCAAGTTCGCGGATCTCTCCCCGTACCTGGCGGGCGACGCCGTCAAGAAGTACCCGAACCTGGCGAACATCCCGACCGGCGCCTGGCAGTACTCCGTCTTCGGCGGCAAGCTGCGCGGGCTGCCCATGCCGACGCCGGTCATCGGCAACGCGATCTTCTACCGCAAGGACCTCATCGGCTCCGGAGCCGTCCCGGCGAGCGCGGACGACCTGCTGGCCTTCGGCAAGGAGTACACCGCTCCCAGGAACAAGGTCTGGGCCTTCGACGACCTGTGGACCTGCGTCCAGAAGATATTCGGCCTGCTGCCCGACGCGCCGCACTACTGGCAGCTGGAGAACGGCAAGCTGGTCCACAAGATCGAGACGAAGGAGTACCGCGAGGCGCTCGCCTTCGCCCGCAAGCTCCACGACGGCGGTTACGTCCACCCGGACGCCGAGGCCAACAAGGACGCCGACGCCAAGATCCGCTTCACCAGCGGCCACGTCGTCATGTACAACGACGGCACCGGCGGCTGGAAGGGCATGGTCACCGAACAGGCGGCCGCCAACCCGAAGTTCGACATGCAGGCGCTCGACTTCTTCAGCCAGGACGGCGGCAGGCCGGTGCTGTGGCAGGACGACCCGGCCGGCATCTTCACCTTCCTCAGCAAGAAGCTGTCCAAGGCGAAGATCGAGGAGTTCCTCGCGATCGCCGACTACGCGGCCGCGCCGTACGGCACCGAGGAGTTCATGCTCACCAACTACGGCGTGAAGGGCACCCACTACACGATCAAGGACGGGTCTCCGACCTACACCCCGCAGGGTGTCGAGGAGGCCCAGCCCTCCACCTTCCTGTTCGTCGCCTCGCCGCCCACCTCCATCGCCTACCCCGACCAGCCGCAGCTGGCCAAGGACTACGCCGGCTGGATGGCGCGCCAGGCCCCGCACGTCAAGAAGCCCCTCTTCTTCGGCATGCAGGTCGTCGAACCGCAGCGCTACGCCTCGCTGTACACGCCGTTCGACGACCTCCAGAAGGACATCCGCCGCGGCCGCAAGAAGGTCAGCGACGTGGACGAAGCGGTGAACACCTGGAAGAAGAGCGGCGGCGACAAGCTCCGCGACTGGTACCAGGACATTCTCGACAAGAACGGCTCCGGCAACTGA
- a CDS encoding glycoside hydrolase family 3 C-terminal domain-containing protein — protein MTEQPQPFRDPQLPFAERVEDLLQRLTLDERIAMLHQFAPAVDRLGLGAFRTGQEALHGVAWMGTATVFPQAVGLGATWNDELVRRVGEAVGDEVRAKRAQDDRVGLNVWAPTVNLLRHPLWGRGEEGYSEDAGLTSAIAVAYTRGLRGDHPHYWRTAPVLKHWLAHNNETDRDTSSSSVGPRVLREYDLKAFRDAVRAGAVAGVMPAYNLVNGRPNHVSPLLARHLRTWTDQPLVVCSDAGAPTNLVDSEHYFDTHEEATAASLRAGVDSFTDHGQDSAVMTGRVRGALERGLLDEHDIDTAVRRLLHMRFALGEFDPALDPYADTSAFDTEEHRALALEAAEQAVVLLKNDGLLPLDPAAGKTVAVVGLLADACKLDWYSGTLIHRSTPLDGLRARFGADRVVHAEGADLVRIKCADGWLQVPPARGGQEAARGVEGALDPALLAGRTDLPPLTCGDTPSELALVDWGNGVITLREPDGRYLSVAEDGFVRASADEPGGWVVQETFRWEEVEGHAGGHRLLHIGTGGYVSVAADGVKVAAPGEEVSGGTGTVFETEVTERGEDAVARAAAAADTVIVVAGNDPHINGRETEDRTTLALPAQQERLWRAAHAANPRTVLAVTSPYPYALTDAAAALPALLWTAHGGQAAGTALARVLAGDVSPAGRLPQTWYTSDAELPGLLDYDIIGSRQTYLYYEGAPLYAFGHGLTYGEFTYGDLTAEREGDLLHVSLTVTNTGTVASDEVAQLYVRAVAPSVARPLRQLAGHRRLHLAPGAAERVALTVPVGELGHWDVAHGRWTVEPGAYEIQAGASSADIRLVTVLTVDGDPAGPRPLLVRGLEAADYDEQLATEIVDRAKTDGDAVTAGAEANELLYRRCDFAEGVSGVEVLASGEGAVLITVGGSTVTVPVPATEGPYDYRTFRAGLDASGVGDLRIALRGTVRLARLAFTGSGE, from the coding sequence GTGACGGAACAACCGCAGCCCTTCCGCGACCCGCAGCTGCCCTTCGCCGAGCGCGTCGAGGATCTGCTTCAGCGGCTCACCCTCGACGAGCGCATCGCGATGCTGCACCAGTTCGCGCCGGCGGTGGACCGGCTCGGGCTCGGCGCCTTCCGTACCGGCCAGGAGGCCCTGCACGGCGTCGCCTGGATGGGCACGGCCACGGTCTTCCCGCAGGCCGTGGGGCTCGGTGCCACCTGGAACGACGAACTGGTGCGCCGGGTCGGCGAAGCCGTGGGCGACGAGGTCCGCGCCAAGCGCGCCCAGGACGACCGGGTCGGGCTCAACGTCTGGGCCCCCACCGTGAACCTGCTGCGCCATCCGCTGTGGGGGCGCGGTGAGGAGGGGTACTCCGAGGACGCCGGTCTCACCTCCGCCATCGCGGTCGCCTACACCCGGGGCCTGCGCGGCGACCACCCGCACTACTGGCGGACCGCCCCGGTCCTCAAGCACTGGCTCGCCCACAACAACGAGACGGACCGCGACACCTCGTCCTCCTCGGTCGGCCCCCGGGTCCTGCGCGAATACGACCTCAAGGCCTTCCGGGACGCCGTTCGGGCGGGCGCGGTGGCCGGGGTGATGCCCGCGTACAACCTGGTCAACGGGCGCCCCAACCACGTCTCGCCACTCCTCGCACGCCACCTGCGCACCTGGACGGACCAGCCCCTGGTCGTCTGCTCCGACGCCGGCGCACCGACCAACCTCGTCGACAGCGAGCACTACTTCGACACTCACGAGGAGGCGACGGCCGCCTCCCTGCGCGCGGGCGTCGACAGCTTCACCGACCACGGCCAGGACTCCGCCGTCATGACCGGCCGCGTCAGGGGCGCGCTGGAACGCGGACTGCTGGACGAGCACGACATCGACACCGCCGTCCGGCGCCTGCTCCACATGCGCTTCGCGCTCGGCGAGTTCGACCCCGCGCTCGACCCGTACGCGGACACCTCCGCCTTCGACACCGAGGAGCACCGGGCCCTCGCCCTGGAGGCCGCCGAGCAGGCCGTCGTCCTCCTCAAGAACGACGGGCTGCTGCCGCTCGACCCCGCCGCCGGAAAGACCGTCGCCGTCGTCGGGCTCCTCGCCGACGCCTGCAAACTCGACTGGTACAGCGGCACCCTCATCCACCGCTCGACCCCGCTCGACGGGCTGCGGGCGCGCTTCGGCGCCGACCGCGTCGTCCACGCCGAGGGCGCCGACCTGGTCCGGATCAAGTGCGCGGACGGCTGGCTCCAGGTGCCCCCGGCGCGCGGCGGCCAGGAGGCGGCGCGCGGGGTCGAGGGCGCCCTCGACCCCGCACTGCTCGCCGGCCGCACCGACCTGCCCCCGCTGACCTGCGGCGACACCCCGTCCGAGCTGGCGCTCGTGGACTGGGGCAACGGCGTGATCACCCTGCGGGAACCGGACGGACGCTATCTGTCCGTCGCCGAGGACGGCTTTGTGCGCGCCTCCGCCGACGAGCCCGGCGGCTGGGTCGTCCAGGAGACCTTCCGCTGGGAAGAGGTGGAAGGCCACGCCGGCGGTCACCGCCTTCTGCACATCGGAACGGGTGGGTATGTCTCTGTCGCCGCCGACGGCGTAAAGGTTGCCGCCCCGGGCGAAGAAGTTTCCGGCGGCACCGGGACCGTCTTCGAGACCGAGGTGACCGAGCGCGGCGAGGACGCCGTCGCCCGCGCCGCCGCCGCGGCCGACACCGTGATCGTGGTGGCCGGCAACGACCCGCACATCAACGGCCGCGAGACCGAGGACCGCACCACCCTCGCCCTGCCCGCCCAGCAGGAACGCCTCTGGCGCGCCGCGCACGCCGCCAACCCGCGCACGGTCCTGGCGGTCACCTCGCCCTACCCGTACGCCCTCACCGACGCGGCCGCCGCGCTGCCCGCGCTGCTGTGGACCGCGCACGGCGGCCAGGCCGCGGGCACCGCGCTCGCCCGGGTCCTGGCGGGCGACGTCTCCCCGGCCGGCCGGCTCCCGCAGACCTGGTACACCTCCGACGCGGAACTGCCCGGCCTGCTCGACTACGACATCATCGGCTCACGGCAGACCTACCTCTACTACGAGGGCGCCCCGCTCTACGCGTTCGGCCACGGACTCACGTACGGCGAGTTCACCTACGGCGACCTGACCGCCGAACGCGAGGGCGACCTGCTGCACGTCTCGCTGACCGTCACCAACACGGGCACCGTCGCCTCCGACGAGGTCGCCCAGCTGTACGTACGGGCCGTCGCCCCGTCCGTCGCCCGGCCGCTGCGCCAGCTGGCCGGCCACCGCAGGCTCCACCTGGCCCCCGGCGCCGCCGAGCGCGTCGCCCTCACCGTGCCGGTCGGGGAACTCGGCCACTGGGATGTGGCGCACGGCCGCTGGACCGTCGAGCCCGGCGCGTACGAGATCCAGGCGGGCGCCTCCAGCGCGGACATCCGGCTCGTCACGGTCCTCACCGTCGACGGCGATCCGGCCGGGCCGCGCCCGCTCCTGGTCCGCGGCCTGGAGGCGGCCGACTACGACGAACAGCTGGCCACCGAGATCGTGGACCGCGCGAAGACGGACGGCGACGCGGTCACCGCCGGCGCCGAAGCGAACGAACTCCTCTACCGGCGCTGCGACTTCGCCGAAGGGGTGAGCGGCGTCGAGGTCCTCGCCTCCGGCGAGGGGGCCGTCCTGATCACCGTCGGCGGCAGCACGGTCACCGTCCCCGTCCCGGCCACCGAAGGGCCGTACGACTACCGCACCTTCCGGGCCGGACTGGACGCCTCCGGCGTCGGCGACCTGCGGATCGCCCTGCGCGGCACCGTACGCCTGGCCCGGCTCGCCTTCACCGGGAGCGGCGAGTGA
- the yicI gene encoding alpha-xylosidase, which produces MKFTDGFWLMREGVRASYATEIRDLRVGADQFTAYAAVKRVDARGDTLNTPLITVDCFSPAEGIIGVRTTHHAGRARRGPDFAFPGLDPAASGARTRQDGAVTELTSGPLTLRMDGEGPWGLTFLDADGRRLTGVDTKGTAFATTPDGAHHMVTQLALAVGENIYGLGERFTPYVKNGQSVDIWQADGGTSSELAYKNIPFYLSSRGYGVFVNHPGKVSFEVGSESVGQVQFSVEDQSLEFYIVAGPTPKEVLARYTALTGRPALPPAWSFGLWLTTSFCTSYDEETVTSFVDGMAERDIPLSVFHFDCFWMREYQWSDFLWDPDVFPDPEGMLTRLKERGLRISMWINPYIAQKSALFAEGAELGHLVRRPNGDVWQWDLWQPGMALVDFTSPAAREWYTAKLRVLLDQGVDCFKTDFGERIPTDVVWHDGSDPERMHNYYAQIYNRTVFELLEKERGHGEAVLFARSATAGGQQFPVHWGGDCFASFTAMAESLRGGLSLSLSGFGFWSHDIGGFEGTPDPAVFKRWLAFGLLSSHSRLHGNVSYRVPWEFGEEAVDVARKFTLLKHRLMPYLYEAAATAHRTGVPMMRPMLLEFPGDPATRTLDRQYMLGPDLLVAPVFTEDGQVEYYVPEGTWTHLLTGETITGPVWRHETHGFDSLPVLVRPGAVLPWGDDDQRPDGDWLDGLTLRVFGGGPGGDGVSVTVPDLTGASAAAFRVTRDGDTLTVTSDRIDRPYRVVAEATGATGEGTGTVTVRGA; this is translated from the coding sequence ATGAAGTTCACCGATGGCTTCTGGCTCATGCGTGAGGGCGTACGCGCCTCCTACGCGACCGAGATCCGCGATCTGCGCGTCGGCGCCGACCAGTTCACCGCGTACGCGGCGGTGAAACGGGTCGACGCCCGCGGTGACACCCTCAACACCCCGCTCATCACCGTCGACTGCTTCTCCCCGGCCGAGGGGATCATCGGCGTCCGCACCACGCACCACGCGGGCAGGGCCCGCCGGGGCCCCGACTTCGCCTTCCCCGGGCTCGACCCGGCGGCCTCCGGCGCCCGCACCCGGCAGGACGGGGCGGTCACCGAACTCACCAGCGGCCCGCTGACGTTGCGCATGGACGGCGAGGGCCCCTGGGGTCTGACCTTCCTCGACGCCGACGGCCGCCGCCTGACGGGGGTCGACACCAAGGGCACCGCCTTCGCCACCACCCCGGACGGCGCCCACCACATGGTCACCCAGCTCGCCCTGGCGGTCGGGGAGAACATCTACGGGCTGGGCGAGCGCTTCACCCCGTACGTCAAGAACGGCCAGAGCGTGGACATCTGGCAGGCCGACGGCGGCACCAGCAGCGAACTCGCCTACAAGAACATCCCGTTCTACCTCTCCTCGCGCGGCTACGGCGTCTTCGTCAACCACCCCGGCAAGGTCTCCTTCGAGGTCGGCTCGGAGTCGGTCGGGCAGGTGCAGTTCAGCGTCGAGGACCAGTCGCTGGAGTTCTACATCGTCGCCGGGCCGACCCCCAAGGAGGTGCTGGCCCGCTACACCGCGCTCACCGGCCGCCCGGCCCTGCCCCCCGCCTGGTCCTTCGGCCTGTGGCTGACGACGTCCTTCTGCACCTCCTACGACGAGGAGACCGTCACCTCGTTCGTGGACGGCATGGCCGAACGCGACATCCCGCTCTCCGTCTTCCACTTCGACTGCTTCTGGATGCGCGAGTACCAGTGGTCGGACTTCCTGTGGGACCCGGACGTCTTCCCCGATCCGGAAGGCATGCTGACCCGGCTGAAGGAGCGCGGGCTGCGGATCAGCATGTGGATCAACCCGTACATCGCCCAGAAGTCCGCGCTGTTCGCCGAGGGCGCCGAGCTCGGTCATCTGGTCCGCCGTCCCAACGGCGACGTGTGGCAGTGGGACCTGTGGCAGCCCGGCATGGCCCTGGTCGACTTCACCAGCCCGGCCGCGCGCGAGTGGTACACCGCCAAGCTCCGCGTCCTGCTGGACCAGGGCGTCGACTGCTTCAAGACCGACTTCGGCGAGCGCATCCCCACCGACGTCGTCTGGCACGACGGCTCCGACCCGGAGCGCATGCACAACTACTACGCGCAGATCTACAACAGGACGGTCTTCGAACTCCTGGAGAAGGAGCGCGGCCACGGCGAGGCGGTCCTCTTCGCCCGCTCGGCGACGGCCGGCGGCCAGCAGTTCCCCGTCCACTGGGGCGGCGACTGCTTCGCCTCGTTCACGGCGATGGCCGAATCGCTGCGCGGCGGTCTCTCGCTGAGCCTGTCCGGGTTCGGCTTCTGGAGCCACGACATCGGCGGCTTCGAGGGCACCCCCGACCCGGCGGTCTTCAAGCGATGGCTCGCCTTCGGCCTGCTCTCCTCGCACAGCCGGCTGCACGGAAACGTCTCCTACCGGGTGCCGTGGGAGTTCGGCGAGGAAGCGGTGGACGTCGCCCGGAAGTTCACCCTCCTCAAGCACCGGCTGATGCCCTACCTGTACGAGGCCGCCGCCACCGCCCACCGCACCGGCGTCCCGATGATGCGGCCGATGCTGCTGGAGTTCCCCGGCGATCCGGCCACCCGGACACTGGACCGGCAGTACATGCTCGGCCCGGACCTGCTGGTCGCGCCGGTCTTCACGGAGGACGGCCAGGTCGAGTACTACGTTCCCGAGGGCACCTGGACCCATCTGCTGACCGGCGAGACGATCACCGGTCCCGTCTGGCGCCACGAGACGCACGGCTTCGACAGCCTGCCCGTCCTCGTACGCCCCGGCGCGGTCCTGCCCTGGGGCGACGACGACCAGCGCCCCGACGGTGACTGGCTCGACGGGCTCACCCTGCGTGTCTTCGGCGGCGGCCCCGGGGGCGACGGCGTGTCGGTCACCGTGCCGGACCTGACCGGTGCTAGCGCCGCCGCCTTCCGGGTGACGCGGGACGGGGACACCCTGACCGTCACCTCCGACCGGATCGACCGCCCCTACCGCGTGGTCGCCGAGGCGACCGGAGCGACGGGGGAGGGCACGGGCACGGTGACGGTGCGCGGCGCCTGA
- a CDS encoding DUF4232 domain-containing protein: MRPRFALTAAVTAAAAVALTAPGASATTTAGPQLRPAACQEKALRISATPGGQQNTARITVTNEGDRVCAVDRVPTVTFRDLDGSAQPVPPATSGVRLLAPGEQGYAAVRTAAPGTTEGHVVRGLSVAADPAHHGVTFGAAAVGMADGIRVWEPVTTLWHGSPGAADRALAAGTR, encoded by the coding sequence ATGCGTCCGCGCTTCGCTCTCACCGCCGCCGTCACCGCTGCCGCCGCCGTCGCCCTGACCGCGCCCGGCGCGTCGGCCACGACCACCGCCGGGCCGCAGCTCCGCCCGGCCGCCTGTCAGGAGAAGGCCCTCCGTATCTCCGCCACGCCCGGCGGGCAGCAGAACACGGCACGGATCACCGTGACCAACGAGGGCGACCGCGTGTGCGCCGTGGACCGCGTCCCGACGGTCACGTTCCGGGACCTGGACGGATCGGCGCAGCCCGTACCTCCGGCCACGAGCGGCGTCCGCCTCCTCGCGCCGGGCGAGCAGGGGTACGCGGCCGTGCGCACGGCCGCGCCGGGGACCACCGAGGGCCACGTCGTGCGCGGCCTCTCCGTCGCGGCGGACCCCGCGCACCACGGGGTCACGTTCGGGGCGGCGGCGGTGGGCATGGCGGACGGCATCCGGGTGTGGGAACCGGTGACCACGCTGTGGCACGGTTCGCCGGGAGCCGCCGACCGGGCCCTGGCCGCCGGCACGCGCTGA
- a CDS encoding TetR/AcrR family transcriptional regulator, translating into MARAGLTADRLTRAGAELADEVGFERVTVSALARRFDVKVASLYSHLKNSQDLRTRIALLALEELADRGAAALAGRAGKDALSAFADVYRDYAREHPGRYAAAQLKLDPEAAAASAGGRHARMTRAILRGYDLTEPDQTHAVRLLGSVFHGYVSLEAQGGFSHSAPDSQESWSRVIDALDALLRNWPAP; encoded by the coding sequence ATGGCGCGTGCGGGTCTGACCGCGGACCGCTTGACCAGGGCGGGAGCCGAGCTGGCCGACGAGGTCGGCTTCGAGCGGGTCACCGTGTCGGCGCTCGCCCGGCGGTTCGACGTCAAGGTCGCGAGTCTCTACTCGCACCTGAAGAACTCCCAGGACCTCAGGACCAGGATCGCCCTCCTCGCGCTGGAGGAACTGGCCGACCGCGGCGCCGCCGCACTGGCGGGCCGGGCCGGCAAGGACGCCCTGAGCGCCTTCGCCGACGTGTACCGCGACTACGCCCGCGAGCACCCCGGCCGTTACGCGGCGGCCCAGCTGAAGCTCGACCCGGAAGCGGCGGCGGCCAGTGCCGGCGGCCGGCACGCGCGGATGACCCGGGCGATCCTGCGCGGCTACGACCTGACCGAACCGGACCAGACACACGCCGTCCGGCTCCTGGGCAGCGTCTTCCACGGCTACGTCAGCCTGGAGGCCCAGGGAGGCTTCAGCCACAGCGCCCCCGACTCCCAGGAGTCCTGGTCCCGGGTCATCGACGCCCTCGACGCCCTCC